In the Arachis ipaensis cultivar K30076 chromosome B10, Araip1.1, whole genome shotgun sequence genome, one interval contains:
- the LOC107620975 gene encoding uncharacterized protein LOC107620975, with the protein MSSGSTPPSRRVPSISFGPEDQWFDEVAENPPMVITARLGTDLVKRILVDTGTNSNIMFRNIFNTLGLRNTDLRGHQHGVVGLGDNFIKPDRVVSLPVSIGGGRGKRSLMAEFVVLRDSTAYNLILGRKTINEFGAVICTKLLLMKFVADDGSVGTIRGDLETAIACDNASLSLRKKSREASGVFLADLDARVDDKPRPEPEGDLEKFRVGESDEKFTFVNRNLPHDLKEPLMEIIRANSDLFAWTPADMPGIDPQFMSHQLAVRPEAKPVAQRRRKMSQERSEEVAKQTASLLEAGFIRELDYSTWLSNMVLVKKPSGKWRMCMDYSDLNKVCPKDSFPLPNIDALVDAAAGYRGYIPTADEQGLQRPHRQDGGGIHRRHLGQDCQSRGPHRRPGKRLHLSSTTRYEAQSAEVCDGKQKLCAFAVKARKFLGFMITQREVEANPKKCEEILQMKSPESVKDVQRLAGRLTALSRFLGASAAKALPFFNLMKKGIAFEWIPACEEAFKHFKEIISAPPVLARPKNGEVLYLYLVVTDEALAAVLVREEGKTQQPIYFVSKALQGVELRYSKLEKVAYALLTSSRRLQQYFQGHQVIVRTDQAEPSWMSPIVDFSERAKLSTDEKVERTIRREVAKYAIIQDQLFKKGLSQPLLKHLRPDQTDYMLREVHERCCGHHIRGKALAKKLVRAGYYWPSMMEDSKEFVRRCKKCQENVNFHKSPVTEGKYLILAIDYYTKWIEAEPLASISLANCRKFMWRQVIARFGIPEVVISDNGTQFADKRFGEFLAGLGIQQKFSSVEHPQTNRQVEVANKVILQSLKKRLDQKKGTWADKLASVL; encoded by the exons aTGTCCTCTGGCTCCACGCCGCCCTCCCGGAGGGTACCCTCGATATCATTCGGCCCCGAAGATCAATGGTTTGACGAGGTCGCAGAGAACCCTCCGATGGTGATCACGGCCAGGCTGGGCACCGATCTAGTAAAACGGATCCTGGTGGACACGGGAACTAATTCCAACATCATGTTCCGCAATATATTTAATACTTTGGGCCTACGGAACACCGACTTGAGGGGCCACCAACACGGCGTGGTAGGCCTAGGCGATAACTTCATCAAGCCTGACAGAGTAGTTTCCCTCCCGGTTTCCATTGGCGGAGGTCGGGGGAAGAGGTCACTAATGGCGGAGTTTGTTGTCTTAAGGGACTCCACGGCCTACAACCTCATCTTGGGGAGGAAGACCATCAACGAGTTTGGGGCGGTAATTTGCACCAAACTACTGCTAATGAAATTTGTTGCTGATGATGGATCAGTGGGGACCATCAGAGGAGATCTGGAGACGGCGATCGCATGTGACAACGCCAGCCTCTCCCTAAGGAAGAAGTCTAGAGAAGCATCCGGTGTCTTCCTTGCCGACCTGGATGCCAGAGTTGATGACAAACCCAGGCCGGAACCGGAGGGGGACCTTGAAAAGTTCAGGGTCGGCGAATCGGATGAGAAGTTTACCTTTGTAAACAGAAACCTACCCCATGACTTGAAAGAACCCCTGATGGAGATTATCAGAGCTAACAGTGACTTGTTTGCCTGGACTCCGGCCGACATGCCGGGTATAGACCCCCAGTTCATGTCGCACCAGCTAGCCGTGAGACCAGAGGCAAAGCCAGTGGCccaaagaaggagaaaaatgtcCCAAGAAAGGTCAGAAGAGGTGGCCAAGCAAACGGCCAGCCTACTAGAAGCGGGCTTCATTCGGGAACTCGACTACTCGACTTGGCTGTCGAATATGGTTTTGGTGAAAAAGCCCAGTGggaaatggagaatgtgcatGGATTATTCTGACCTTAACAAAGTATGTCCCAAGGATTCCTTCCCCCTTCCCAACATCGATGCTCTTGTTGACGCGGCGGCGGGTTACCG GGGCTACATACCAACGGCTGATGAACAAGGTCTTCAAAGACCTCATCGGCAAGACGGTGGAGGTATACATAGACGACATCTTGGTCAAGACTGCCAAAGCCGAGGACCTCATCGGCGACCTGGAAAACGTCTTCACCTCTCTTCGACGACACGATATGAGGCTCAATCCGCTGAAGTgtgtgatgggaagcagaagctg tgtgcCTTCGCCGTCAAAGCCAGAAAATTCTTGggattcatgataacccaaagagAAGTGGAGGCCAACCCGAAAAAGTGTGAAGAAATCCTACAAATGAAAAGCCCGGAAAGTGTGAAAGACGTCCAGAGGTTGGCGGGCAGACTCACCGCGCTATCCCGCTTCCTCGGTGCGTCGGCGGCCAAAGCTCTGCCCTTCTTTAACTTGATGAAGAAGGGGATCGCATTCGAGTGGATCCCGGCATGTGAGGAGGCTTTCAAACACTTCAAAGAGATAATCTCGGCACCACCTGTCCTCGCGAGGCCTAAGAATGGGGAAGTGCTGTACTTGTACTTGGTGGTAACCGATGAGGCATTGGCAGCAGTCTTAGTGCGAGAAGAGGGGAAGACCCAGCAACCAATATATTTTGTGAGTAAAGCACTACAAGGAGTAGAGCTAAGGTATAGCAAGCTGGAGAAGGTGGCATATGCGCTCCTAACCTCGTCGCGCAGGTTGCAGCAGTACTTTCAAGGACACCAAGTAATCGTCAGGACGGATCAG GCAGAACCCTCTTGGATGAGCCCAATCGTTGATTTCTCGGAAAGGGCCAAACTCTCCACCGACGAGAAAGTGGAAAGGACAATAAGGCGAGAAGTGGCAAAGTATGCAATCATACAGGACCAATTATTTAAGAAGGGGCTTAGCCAACCCCTGTTGAAGCACCTACGTCCCGACCAAACAGACTACATGCTCAGAGAAGTCCATGAAAGATGTTGCGGTCATCACATCAGAGGGAAGGCCCTAGCCAAAAAGCTCGTCAGAGCAGGTTATTACTGGCCCTCTATGATGGAAGATTCTAAGGAATTCGTTAGAAGGTGCAAAAAATGCCAAGAGAATGTCAATTTCCACAAGTCACCAGTGACCGAA GGCAAATACCTAATATTGGCCATCGATTATTACACCAAGTGGATAGAGGCCGAGCCGCTGGCTAGCATATCCTTGGCAAACtgccggaagttcatgtggagacaggTAATAGCCAGGTTTGGAATCCCGGAAGTCGTCATCTcggataatggaacccagtttgCTGACAAGAGATTCGGGGAATTCCTCGCTGGTCTGGGAATACAGCAAAAGTTCTCGTCAGTTGAGCACCCCCAGACTAACAGACAAGTCGAAGTGGCGAACAAGGTTATCTTGCAGAGCCTCAAGAAGCGACTTGACCAGAAAAAGGGAACATGGGCAGACAAGCTAGCATCGGTCCTCTAG